A single window of Cryptococcus neoformans var. neoformans JEC21 chromosome 3 sequence DNA harbors:
- a CDS encoding cytoplasm protein, putative, producing the protein MPAPVPPTAFAQPSGPATQLVLGSMQRAPEYQALLTSLKSAAPPSSSVQGEMVDRILDNATTLPPPPLTIHLVLPLPLPSNLLSAIPPSTQIFIHIPADSESQLGALHSALASHSFTPVLPTPSPSTLAYTSPSAPSLPAVASEPSPAPSSSTPVTLSGARPLQLRRNGDKARKAALWAIDSPLIPDGGKSLLTPADRTRPDCVFPAENGKPVKRRRACKDCTCGLKELEQEEEAQTSAAVQEAQKAFFLEGDDDIPENLKKATEGMEGIWPADKRAEAKKTSSCGSCYLGDAFRCSSCPYLGLPPFKPGEQVQVSIGDDI; encoded by the exons ATGCCTGCGCCCGTGCCCCCGACTGCTTTCGCGCAGCCCTCCGGCCCCGCCACCCAGCTCGTGCTTGGCTCCATGCAAAGAGCCCCCGAGTACCAGGCGCTCCTCACAAGTCTCAAATCTGCGGcaccgccctcctcctcggtaCAGGGCGAGATGGTAGACCGTATCTTGGATAACG CCACCACCCTTCCCCCTCCGCCTCTCACCATTCATCTTGtcctgcctcttcctctcccgTCCAATCTCCTTTCTGCTATTCCGCCATCCACGCAGATATTCATACATATCCCGGCCGACTCTGAGTCTCAACTTGGCGCGTTACATTCCGCCCTTGCTTCTCACTCATTCACTCCTGTCTTGCCTaccccctctccctctaCTCTCGCCTATACATCACCTAGCGCACCGTCACTTCCTGCTGTCGCATCTGAGCCCTCACCCGCGCCTTCCAGCTCAACGCCTGTCACGCTAAGCGGCGCCCGTCCTCTACAGCTCCGTCGGAATGGGGACAAGGCTCGCAAAGCTGCTCTCTGGGCGATTGACTCTCCTCTTATTCCTGACGGTGGTAAATCGCTCTTGACTCCTGCAGACCGTACCCGGCCCGACTGCGTGTTCCCGGCGGAGAATGGGAAACCTGTCAAGCGGCGCAGGGCGTGCAAGGATTGCACGTGTGGGTTAaaggagcttgagcaggaggaggaggcccAGACGTCGGCGGCTGTCCAGGAGGCCCAAAAGGCATTCTTTTTGGAGGGCGATGATGACATACCGGAGAACCTCAAGAAGGCGACAgaggggatggaaggtATCTGGCCGGCGGATAAGAGAGCGGAAGCCAAGAAGACGAGCAGTTGCGGTAGTTGTTACCTGGGAGATGCGTTTAGGTGCTCTAGTTGCCCATATCTTG GCCTTCCTCCCTTTAAGCCGGGCGAGCAAGTCCAGGTATCCATTGGCGACGATATTTAA
- a CDS encoding expressed protein: MTSIAQPINFPSRPSYSTTASPSNSPSRSNSYDLSSSPKMGSSPGQHPCPHLSEFVQSLYKAWGSKSDIQERRRW, encoded by the coding sequence ATGACTTCAATCGCCCAGCCCATCAACTTCCCTTCCCGTCCCTCTTACTCCACTACTGCTTCTCCATCAAACTCGCCTTCTCGCTCCAACTCGTACGACCTGTCTTCCAGTCCTAAAATGGGTAGCAGCCCAGGTCAGCACCCTTGCCCCCACTTGAGCGAATTTGTACAAAGCTTGTACAAAGCCTGGGGCTCAAAGTCAGACATTCAGGAGAGACGACGATGGTGA